The nucleotide window ATCGGCGAGTAGCGCGACCAGCAGCCAGCGCGCTCTGTTTCACGTGAAACGGGCCCACCCTCAGAGGGTGGGCCCGTTTCCCTATGGGTGCCGGTCTACTCAGAGCGGCCGCAGCGCCGGCTCCTTCTGGACAGCGCCCAGCAGTCTGTCCAAGGCCAGCTCGACGTCTTCCTTCCAGGAAAGTGCCGTCCGCAGTTCGAGTCGCAGACGTGGGTACTTGGGATGCGGACGTACGGTCTTGAAGCCGACCGCCAGCAAGTGGTCCGCCGGGAGAACACAGGCGGGTTCCTTCCACCGGGCGTCACCGAACGCCTCGATGGCCTTGAACCCACGACGCAGCAGATCCTTCGCGACTGTCTGCACCAACACCCGGCCCAGCCCCTGCCCCTGATAGCCCGGCAGGACCAAAGAGGTGATCAGTTGCACGGCGTCGGGTGCCACCGGGCTCGTGGGGAACGCGGTCGAGCGCGGGACATAGGCAGGCGGCGCGTAGAGAACGAAGCCGGCCGGCACGTCGTCCACGTACACGACTCGGCCGCAGGAGCCCCACTCCAGCAGAACGGCGGAGATCCAGGACTCCTTCTCCAGTTCGGTCCTGCCCGCCTTTACCGCAGCTTGCCC belongs to Streptomyces finlayi and includes:
- a CDS encoding GNAT family N-acetyltransferase; amino-acid sequence: MGRRLVPLTLDNLPDLPGRCRSCVFWELDPVSGQAAVKAGRTELEKESWISAVLLEWGSCGRVVYVDDVPAGFVLYAPPAYVPRSTAFPTSPVAPDAVQLITSLVLPGYQGQGLGRVLVQTVAKDLLRRGFKAIEAFGDARWKEPACVLPADHLLAVGFKTVRPHPKYPRLRLELRTALSWKEDVELALDRLLGAVQKEPALRPL